The sequence below is a genomic window from Kitasatospora kifunensis.
GGCGGCGGGCGGCGCCGGTGCCGATGTCCACCGTCCACAGGCTGCCGGAGAGCGCGAAGACGGCGAGGCCGGCCGCCGCGTCGGTGGTGTAACCGGCGATGCCGCTGGTCAGCTGGCGGCTGCGCTCGCGCCGGGTCCGTTCCTCCTCGGAGAGCTGCTCGGCGGCGCCGCCCAGGAGCTCGGTGGGGTCGACCAGCAGGCGCTCGCGCTCGGTTTCGAGGTCGAGCGCCCACAGGCAGTTGACCGGGTCGTCCCCGGCCCGGCTGCGCAGGAAGAGCACGGTGGCGCCGTCGGGGGTCACGGTGGCCTGATCGACGGCGCCGAGCATGAAGCCACGGGTCCGGGTCAGCTGGTGGGGCAGCGAGATCATCGGCATATTCATACTTTCGCACCCGGCGAACGGCGTTCGATTGCCGGGTCCCGCGCTTGGCCGGTCGACCCGACGCTGCGTCAATTCGGCAGGCCCAGGCCTGCGGCGAGGGTGCCGAGGGCCGCGTCGAGGGCCTGGCGGGTGGCGGCGTCCAGGCCGGCGGTCAGCTCCTCGTCCAACTCCCGGGCGAGGGTGGTGCAGCGGGCCAGCAGCTCCCGGCCGCCGTCGGTCAGCACCAGCTGCTGGCGCCGCCGGTCGCCCTGGTCGCGCAGGCGTCGTACGGCGCCCAGCGCCTCCAGTCGGTCGGCCACCGTGACCACCAGGCTGGGCGCCACGCCCATGGTCCTGGCCACCTCCAACTGGGAGGCGGGTCCGCCGGCTTGGAGCAGATTGAGCAGGGTGACGTCCTTGGGCTTGAGCCCGAGCGACCCGATCCGCTCGGTGAATCGGCCGCTGACGACAGCGCCCACCGCGCCGAGCCGGAGCGTGGTGGTGGCGGTGAGCGGGACCGGAGCAGTGGCATTCATGGCGGGAACGGTAGCAGCTGGAAACCGTTCTGCATGGGAACGGTTGTATCGGCGGGGCCGGGTCCGGTTCGCCCTTCGGGGCGCACAGGACGGCCAATCTGGCCATCCGGGGTGCGCAGGCGGCCCAGCAGGGCCAGTCTGAACATATGGGCGGAGTCGAGCGGCCACACAGGGTGACCGAAGTCGATCCGTCCAGAACCCTGGAGATCTCCCCCTGGAGCTGACCCGATGACCTCGGACCTGACATCCCACCAGCTCACCGCCGCCCGGCCGCCGATCCCGATCGACTACCACCCGATCGACGGCCCGGCCCAGCAGTTGCTGGTCAGCGGTGAGCAGCTGCATGCCGACGCCTGCCTCTACTGCGGCACCGATCAGCAGCAGCTGCACACCGCCGGGCACGCCTACACCCACAGCGGCGGCCTCGCCTGGGTGGTGGTCGCCTGCGCCGCGCACCTCGCCCTCGGCCGAGCCGAAGTGCAGGCGGCCCAGGCGGCCCGGGAAGTGAACACGGCCAACGCCGTGGACCCCGTGAACGCGGCCGCCGCAGACCTCGGGGCGCCGCCCGGGCCTGATGAGGTGACCACGGCACGCTGACGGTCCGCTGGGGTCCTGCTCCGAGATCGGAGCAGGACCTGTTCTGTGTCCGCAGGGCCGCGCGGACACGGCTTGGACGGTCAGGCCGGGGAGCCGAAGTCCTGGGTCCACCACGGGCCGCCGGTGCCGTAGTGGACGCCTATGCCGATCTCCTTGAAGGAGCAGTTGAGGATGTTGGCGCGGTGGCCCGGACTGTTCATCCAACTGTCCATCACCGACGCCGCGTTGTTCTGGCCGCGGGCGATGTTCTCGCCCCAGCTGCTCCACTGGTAGCCGGTGGCGTCGATCCGCTGCTGCGGGCCCGCGCCGTCCGGGTTGGTGTGGTCGAAGAACTGACGGGCCGCCATGTCGTCGGACTGGCCCTGGGCGGCGGCCTGCAGCTTGCTGTTCTCGGTCAGCGGGCCGCAACCGTTCTGCGCGCGCTGGGTGTTGACCAGGCTGAGCACCTGCTGGACGTCGTTGCCGGCGGGGGCGGCGGCGCTGCCCGCGCGCGGGGCGGTGGCGGGCGAGGGCGGAGCCTGGACCGCCGTGGGCGAGGCGGCGGGCGAGGAGGACGGGGACGGCGACGTGGACGGCGAGGGTGAGGGCGACGGCGTCGGGGAGGCCGAGGCTGAGGCGGACGGGGAGGCGGGGCCGCTGGGTGCGAGGGAGGGGGCCACGCCCGAGACCGCGTCCAGCACGAAGGCCGCGCCGGGGGGCATCAGGGCAGCCGGCTCGGCCTGGGTGCGGGTCGGCGCGGTGGCCGCGGTGCTGCTCTCGGGGACCGGCCGCAGCCCGTCCCAGACCAGCCCGGCGGCCACGATCGTGG
It includes:
- a CDS encoding MarR family winged helix-turn-helix transcriptional regulator; the protein is MNATAPVPLTATTTLRLGAVGAVVSGRFTERIGSLGLKPKDVTLLNLLQAGGPASQLEVARTMGVAPSLVVTVADRLEALGAVRRLRDQGDRRRQQLVLTDGGRELLARCTTLARELDEELTAGLDAATRQALDAALGTLAAGLGLPN